Genomic segment of Oncorhynchus keta strain PuntledgeMale-10-30-2019 chromosome 12, Oket_V2, whole genome shotgun sequence:
CAGTCAACATTGTTATCATGCAAAAACATTATGCATGTATTGGTtctacaccgagtgtacaaaacattaggaacaccttcgtaatattgagttgcaccccctttgccctcagaacacccTCAATTTGTTAGgggatggactctacaaggtgttgaaagcgttccactgggatgctggcccatgttaaacccaatgcttcccacagttgtgtcaaatttgCATGaggttctttgggtggtggaccattcttgattcggatgggaaactgttgagcgtgaaaaacccagcaacgttgcagttcttgacacactcaaaccggtgtgcagggcacctactaccgtaccccattcaaaggcacagAAATGTTTCAGGCTTAAAAATTATTCTTTACCCGTCTCCTCCctgtcatctacactgattgaagtggatttaacaagcgacatcaataagggatcatagctttcacctggtcagtctgtcatggaaagatcagtgttcctaatgttttgatctaaataaaataaaaaagaacaGCCCATTAGAATGTTCTGAACATCAATATCAATCAAGCTCATTGAAATTCAGACCCATTCTTGGAGAGGAACAACAGACTGTATTTCTATGTTGTAAACCCAATAGAAATCTATTTGTGTAGTGTATTCATCGATCTggcctctctcgttctctctcatgGTCTGTGGTCCCCAGGCTCGCTCTCTGGAGCAGACCAACGCTGTGTTGAGGGCCAAGATCGCCATGTTCACCAACCCGGACCAGAGCGGCCCTGCCAACACCTCCATCCTGCTCACCTCTGCCATCGGTACCTACAAGATCCAGATTGATGGCCTGTCTGCCACCAAGGAGGCCATTGTTGCTGAGATTGAGCACTACAAGAGCATCATCGAAGATGTCCAGAGCaggtgggtggggttagggtaGATTACCTCACAAAAGTGGCACCATAATGAAATAAACATTGACCCTATAATACGCAATACAGTAAAGTTAAGTTTCCCCCCAATACCTTACAGTGAATCCACAACACATTACAGTGAAtctacaacacagtatcataaAGTGTGGGTCTAGTGTTAGTCACTAATCTGTCTGCTGCACCAGGCCTGAAGAGAGAAAGCTCTCAGCCTCGTGTAGATGTGGTGACTTTGCTTTATAATTACCTCAGCAGATCAATGCATTTAATGCTCAGTTGGAGCAAAATCCAGCAGCAGATTCTTGAGCCTTTGATCTGAAGAGAATCTGCATCCTACCAACACACAGCTTGACATTCAATTGATGCTGCGAAAAAATAATAACAAATACCCACATTTGTTTCACCCGAGTACACAATATATTACCCTTTAAAAACTCACGAAGCAGAATTGTAGACATCGATGATATGAAAGCTGATGCATACATTTGACAAAACCTTCTATTGGTTTTATATTGAAAGGTTTGAGGAGGAGACTGTCCAAACCAAGTCATTAGAGATGGACTGGACCACATTAAAAGAGGTATGGATACATCATAGTGTTATCAAACTACCAAAGGATTATTCAAACTATTGAAATAATGAATAACATTCTGTTATGGCTACCAAAACCACCACTCCCATGCTTTAACAGGAGGTAGACAATCTCTACATGAGCATTTTTGAGCTTCAAACCAACATTGGCGGACTGGAAGATCAGATTGGTCTCTCAAAGCAGGTGTATGATGCTGTGAGTACATGATGACAAAGTCTTTTACTGGAAAATTCTTGCTGAACTTGCGGGGAGGGGTTGAACCAAGGGGAGAGGTGTTCAGTGCACATTTAGGCTCTATAAAATGAGCAAACATGAAAAATTGTAAACGTCCCCCCCCTTGGTTCACATTTGTATTAGAATTGTACATATGCACTGTTCCTTGTCTGCTCCTGTACTCCACCAGTAAAAGCCTTCCTCCCTGAACCCTCTGGAGATGATCCCTTGCCCAGGCGCTGCATTAAAATGTCTCCCCATCAATTATGGAGATTCAGACAAGCTGACAGTCAGCACTCAACACTAAGCactactgcttctctctctctcgctcactaaAATCACCCAGATGATCACTGCTGCAGAACCAGACCTTTCATAAGTGTTCACAACATTATGGATTCACATTACACATCCTGTGACTCTCTCAGTATCGTAAATTGCAtaattggaacacaggagggacaATGTGGGCCTATTATTCTAACAACACGGTTGCAGTAGATTATAGTATATATGGGGATCAAAGAGTAGGGTACATTTACCAAAGCGCTATTGGAAAGTGTTCAAATAGAGGCAACATGCCCAACAGATGTTGTGTTTTCAGAGTTTTCAGAGTTCAATTGTGAGTCTCAACACAGTACTACGCATATTTTAAAAGCTGTATTATGTTGCCATAGCTACAAGGAAGACTAAAACAATTGGACATTAGACATAACACATTTGCTTTGTGTTGTAGAAAGTGAAGGAGGTGAGGAACATCATGACGGGCAGTGTGAGGTCAGCCTTCTCCATCTCGGTGGACAACGCAGCCCAAGCCCAGGACCTGACCTCTGCCCTGTCGGACGTCAAGTCCCACTATGAAGCCCTGGCCCAGCGCAGCAAGCAGGACGCCCTTGTTTCTGTGCAGGACAGTGTATGTACCCTTCAGCGACCGACAGTATCTAGTCTGCATTTTGTCAACCagtctattttttatttttttatttcacctttatttaaccaggtaggctagttgagaacaagttctcatttgcaactgcgacctggccaagataaagcatagcagtgtgaacagacaacacagagttacacatggagtaaacaatttagcaagtcaataacacagtagaaaaaatgggcagtctatatacaatgtgtgcaaaaggcatgaggaggtaggcgaataatacaattttgcagattaacactggtgataaatgatcagatgggcatgtacaggtagagatgttggtgtgcaaaagagcagaaaagtaaataaataaaaacagtataaaaacagtatgggaatgaggtaggtgaaaaagggtgagctatttaccaatagactatgtacagctgcagcgatcggttagctgctcggatagctgatgtttgaagttggtgagggagataaaagtctccaatcagcgatttttttgcaattcgttccagtcacaggcagcagagtactggaacgaaaggcggccaaatgaggtgttggctttagggatgatcagtgagatacacctgctggagcgcgtgccacggatgggtgttgccatcgtgaccagtgaactgagataaggcggagctttacctagcatggacttgtagatgacctggagccagtgggtctaacgaatatgtagtgagggccagccgactagagcatacaagtcgcagtggtgggtggtataaggtgctttagtgacaaaacggatggcactgtgatagactgcatccagtttgctgagtagagtgttggaagccattttgtagattcgccgaagtcgaggatcggtaggatagtcagttttactagggtaagcttggcagcgtgagtgaaggaggctttgttgcggaatagaaagccgactctggatttgatttttgattggagatgtttgatgtgagtctggaaggagagtttgcagtctagccagacacctaggtacttatagatgtccacatattcaaggttggaaccatccagggtggtgatgctagtcgggcatgcgggtgcaggcagcgatcggttgaaaagcatgcatttggttttactcgcgtttaggagcagttggaggccacggaaggagtgctgtatggcattgaagctcgtttggaggttggatagcacagtgtccaatgacgggccgaaagtatatagaatggtgtcgtctgcgtagaggtggatcagggaatcgcccgcagcaagagcaacatcattgatatatacagagaaaagagtcggcccgagaattgaaccctgtggcacccccatagagactgccagaggaccggacagcatgccctccgatttgacacactgaactctgtctgcaaagtaattgtgaaccaggcaaggcagtcatccgaaaaaccgaggctgttgagtctgccgataagaatttggtgattgacagagtcgaaagccttggcgaggtcgatgaagacggctgcacagtactgtcttttatcgatggcggttatgatatcatttagtaccttgagtgtggctgaggtgcacccgtgaccggctcggaaaccagattgcacagcggagaaggtacggtgggattcgagatggtcagtgacctgtttgttgacttggctttcaaagaccttagataggcagggcaggatggatataggtctatagcagtttgggtccagggtgtctccccctttgaagaggggatgactgcggcagcttttcaatccttggggatctcagacgatatgaaagagaggttgaacaggctggtaataggggttgcgacaatggcggcagatagtttcagaaatagcgggtccagattatcaagcccagctgatttgtacgggtccaggttttgcagctctttcagaacatctgctatctggatttgggtaaaggagaacctggagaggcttgggtgaggaactacggggcggagctgttggccgaggttggagtagccaggcggaaggcatggccagccgttgagaagtgcttattgaagttttcgataatcatggatttatcggtggagaccgtgtttcctagcctcagtgcagtgggcagctgggaggaggtgctcttgttctccatggacttcacagtgtcccagaacttttggagttggagttacaggatgcaaacttctgcctgaagaagctggccttagctttcctgactggtCCATCAACTTTATATTGCATTAACATAATAATAATCTCAAGTCTGTCAGGCATTATCTAACGATAACTAGTTGCAAAAATGATGACCTGTTTTGCAAACACCATTGGAACCAGTACAACATTCATTATCTCTCATTCCTATCTGTGTTGCAGTCTCCCCCAAGTGGATGTTCTTAGCATTGCACTCAGAATACACTATTTTAGCCTACATTGCCTTCCAGCATCCAACCCCAAATCTTATGTTTATTTCTCAAGTTTGCGTAGACTAAGActagtgaaggcaccatgaaaatgTAACCTTTTTCTTATTTCAAACCCCAGCTCTCCATGATGTCCATGACGTCCCAGCCCAGTACCCAGACTCTGACCCAAACCAAAGAGGAGCTGCGCATGTACAAACTGCAGATCGACTCAGTACAGAGGGAGATCGACAGACTCAAGACCCTGGTAGGAACATGACCTTGTCTACCCTGAAATTATACAGCCTCAAAGAAAATGTTTCATTGATTTCATAAATGACAGTATGAGGGTAAGTATCCCAGTCCTATCTCCTGACAACCTAATGCTCGCCACAGTGTTTTAATACGCAGGACTGATCTCTCCCGTTGTAGAACATCCAGATGGAATCTCAGGTGGATGAGGCAGAGTCCCACTCCAGCTCCCACACAGAGACCTATCAGGAGCAGGTGCTGACCCTCAAGTTGCAGCTGGATGACATCAGAAAGGTAAGGATGGGGTACAGAGTCCTCCACAAGTATACACCAGTAAAAAATACAACTCCTATGAGCCACTTTCACGTGCAGTTTCTAGGTGCAGCATAACCCATGAATCATGCTCTTCTTACAGCAAATAACACACTATGGTCAAGAGTACCAGGAACTCCTGGCCAGTAAAATGTCTCTAGATGTTGAGATCACTGCATACAAGAAGCTTCTGGACAGCGAGGAGAGCAGGTAAGAGAGTAGGGTCTCATACATCATCCAGATGTTCACCCATATAAGTGCTGATTGACGCTCTCTGAAGTTCTACGCCCGTCTCTATGATAGTCATGTATTTGTGATGAATATGGTTTCAGACTGAGGTCAGGAGGCGGCGTGACCGTGCACATGTCTAAGACTGCCattggagggggaggtggggctggcctggccctggccctgggaGGAGGCGGCGGCGGCATGGGTCTGGGAGGAGGAGGCGGCGGCATGggtctgggaggaggaggaggaggaggcggcggCATGggtctgggaggaggaggaggaggcggcggCGGCGGCATGGGTCTGGGCGGTGGCTACAGAATGGGCGGAGGCCTAGGAGGTGGCTTTGGAGGGGGTCTGGGCAGTGGCTTTGGAGGTTTTGGAGGAGGTCTGGGGttaggaggaggtggagggtcttTCGGAGGTGGGGGATCCTACGGAGGCGGGGGGTCCTTCGGCGGCGGGAGCAGCTACATGTCATCCAGCCTGAGCAGCAGTGGACGTGAGTACAGCTCCCATCTCTATGAACTAGTTTTACTTTTATCTGTAATGCCTCCTTTAAAACAATACTATTACTGGCGCCATCTTAAAGGAATATCACACTCCCAAGATAAGTCCATGTCACAGGCCATCCACAAGCTAAAATGAATGGAAAAGCACCATGGTATTTCCAGATTTGTTGTACGTGTCTTTGAATTTCTTtgggttggggcggcaggtagcctagtggtttgagtggaggggcggcaggtagcctagtggtttgagtggaggggcggcaggtagcctagtggtttgagtggagggcggcaggtagcctagtggtttgagtggaggggcggcaggtagcctagtggtttgagtggaggggcggcaggtagcctagtggtttgagtggaggggcggcaggtagctagtggtttgagtggaggggcggcaggtagcctagtggtttgagtggagggcggcaggtagcctagtggtttgagtggaggggcggcaggtagcctagtggtttgagtggaggggcgggggcggcaggtagcctagtggtttgagtggaggggcggcaggtagcctagtggtttgagtggaggggcggcaggtagcctagtggtttgagtggaggggcggcaggtagcctagtggtttgagtggagggacggcaggtagcctagtggtttgagtggaggggcggcaggtagtctagtggtttgagtggaggggcggcaggtagcctagtggtttgagtggaggggcggcaggtagcctagtggtttgagtggaggggcggcaggtagcctagtggtttgagtggagggcggcaggtagcctagtggtttgagtggaggggcggcaggtagcctagtggtttgagtggaggggcggcaggtagcctagtggtttgagtggaggggcggcaggtagcctagtggtttgagtggaggggcggcaggtagcctagtggtttgagcgttggacgagtaaccgaaaggtggcaagataaaaatctgtcgttctgcccctgaacaaggcagttaacccatcattgaaaataagaatttattcttaactgacttgcttagttaaataaaggttaaaataataCATTAAATAGCAGGGTCTACACAACTTATTGCTTGGGACATGGACTCATCAGAGAGGTCTAAAAAGAAGTTAAACTTGGGAGTGTATTGTCCCTTTACCTTCTGAGATTCAACCATAGATAAtgggacttccaacttcattggcGGAGGGCTCAGCCAATCGTGCTATTTTAAAATGGATTGCCTCAATGGTGTTGGCAGTTGCCTTAGGTCATGTATTTTTAATCCCgtggccttttggtaggctgtcattgtaagtaagaatttgttcttaaccggcTTGCCAAGGTAAAGgttatatttaaaaaaagactAATGGGACAGATGAGTTTCTCTGTGGGTGCAACGCAGACAATTCCTCATTGGACCACTCTTTTCCTTCCAGTCTCTTCAACAGTGTACTGAGGACAAACCGGACCAACCAGAGAATCTCCATCTGCCTACATTGAGATGGAACCCTGTTTTGGCAGAATTACTAAGAAAGATCAACAGTCTCAGATTCTGTTGTGTGACGTGCCATAATGTAACATGTTTAATATCAATAAAAGCAGTGTTATTTCACCATGTGCAACACATTCAATAGGCTTGAGGTCTACTAGCATAATCCCCAAGGCCTGGATTCAAGCCGACTATGCTCCCTTGTTCACAGAGAACGCATGCAAGGAAAATGGCGCATAGACAAAGCAATGACCAATTATTATTTGACTACTTATCAGTTCAGAGGCTTATGAACACTCCAGAATTTTGCATAAGATTCACACTGGTGTGTTGGGACGCAAAGGGAACATACAGCCTAAGGCCACAAACAAACCTCACCCTTCCTTTGTATGAAAAGGATATCAATAGGAGCTCTTCGTAGAGCAAAGTTACAAAACCAGAGCATGAGACCCCATCTTCACAACcacaggctctctctctggcctaaGTACACACATATAGTCCACTTtattctcctctgcctcccttcTTCTGTTTGCCTTCAGGCTGTGTCGTCTTGGCCTTCTTGGTCAGACCCTGTCCaggtgtctctcctcctcctggtaGTTTCCTCTTGATTTTGTTTCTtttcttctttcctccctctggTTTCCCCAAGGGGACTGAGTTGGCATCTGCTGCCCCCTGCTCAGAGACAGGCAGTTGCTTCTTGCGGTTCTTTCTCTTCTTGGTCTCGGGCAGGAAtcctttcttcttctttggagCGGTCAGCTCAGCCTGGTCTTTGGTTTTCCTGGTTCTGTCCCTTTTGGGCTTTCTGTTAAAGGTGGAGCCACAAAACATGGTATTAAAGCAGGTATTTTCAAAGTGGTGTCCACCTCTAAATATATAGAATGTAATCTCTTTAATGAATATTACTAACAGATTAAACATTGTCTGTGGATCTGTGGAATAGAGTACAATATTATTAATATACAGTTTGTGTTCCTAACCATGGTCTGCCTGGGAGGCACACAGGGATATTGGTATCAATAGGTCTGTAATTCccccaaaatgtttattttttaacataAATCACAGTGCATTTAAAATGGCAAAGTTCTCTCGCTGCCTCATGGCAGGATACTTGCTTTAAAGCTGAACAGAATCTCTTCCCCATGACAAAACAtgtagaactgcaggaaattagcttaatCTGCAACATTCTCTCCGATGCCAAGAGCCGGGCTTTTAAAATGTTTCTTCCCAGGGCCCGAGACTTGGTTTGTCTGACCATGCACTGCCGAAGTAGTACAACTCCTTGTATCTCACTCCAGTTGTGTTTTAATTATGAGGGAGTCCTTTATGAATTGGGTCTCCGGCCCCAAACAGGTTGAGAACCACTAGCCAAGCTGCTCTGTTGGCATACTGGCACAGCAGTTCTCTTACCAATTATCTGAAATAGTGGAAATGCTCTAAGTTTCAACAGTACTCATCCCCCCCAAAATAGCTGACATATTCAGTAGGTCTCAATGATATGAGTGTTGTTGGTACAATTATTTCCCAATGACATGACACTGTAACAGTAAGCATGTGGCAGAGTTACTCACGTGACTCCAAAATGTTTCATAACAGCCCAGTAGGTGTCCTCCATCTGTCCAGTCTTCCTGAAGCCCAGAACCTCTCTCATGGACTGAAGAACCTTTTTGAGGGGCTCCAGATCCACAGACAGCTTCTGTAAAACACAGGAGACAAAAGTAGGTTAAAGAATCTGGAAAGACAAATGATGGGGGGGTATTAAAGGGATAAATTGCTTTACCTGCTGGTTGACAGTTTTGACCAGGAAGAGACCGAGCTCCAGGGCTTTGACCAACTTCTCCTGGACCACCTTGTTCTTACCAGTCTCAACTACAGTCTCCAGACTCTGAGGAGAACATCCACAACCATATCAGTAACAAATCAGCAGCTCCAGGGAGAGATGGGTAATGTACAGTATCATCCAAGTCAAACCTAGAGGTTAAAGTTGATCCGTTTTTAATGTAACATGCTTTTGAAGAGTTTGGGGTCGTACGCACATCCCAggcggcaccttaattggggaggacgggctcatagtaatggcatcaatggaatggtatcaaacatgttTTCAATGTGTTTGATAGCacgccattattatgagctgtcctcccctcagcagcctcctgtgatgcaCATCCTAAAATAATAATGGAAAAGAACAGGGAGGGCCCCACACACTATGGTCCCAATTTACCACAATATGATTTTTCCCATGCTTTTGCAGTAATGATGTGATATAGAGATTGATTCCTGTGGTGTCTCACACAGTGACATGTTCTCTGATGTCTAAGCTTGGGTGAGGTGTTTGATGCCTACCGCTGCCACATGGCCCACCGCCTGCTGAAGCAGCCCTGCCCAGGGGTTGCCTGCTAACAGCTGCTGTACCTCCCTGCTCTGCAGCCCCCGCAGCACCATGGCACTGGCCTGGCTCTGTGgaacacacacgcatacaaaaTGAAACACTCAATAGGAAGATGATTTTGTGCAGATCAGTGGTATTTACCGTCAGTCTGAAAGGATCATTGGCTGGGAAGAGTGTGGTCCGTCATCACTGTATTAAAACTAGAGTTGGTAGAAGTTGAACCTAACTACTGGTCCAGGGTCAGATGCTTCTTTTTACTGGTAATTGTTGAGGTGGAGCCTGCTAGTCTCACCTGTTGGTGTTCTCTGACTCCTGTTGTGATGTGTTCCACTGCGGTCACCAACAGGTTCACACACAGAACCTACACACAACACAAGATAATCAACCTCCAACAGCATCATGTTACACCAGCCAACAGACTTCTTAACACTAGTTGTGGGGATTCTAGAAAGCACAGAGCAACAAGAGGAAACAACAACGTATTTATGCAGTAATTTGAATCAATAGAGAGCAGTGTGGATGCAGTTGTTGTTAACTCACAGGGAAGCGGGTGAAGAGGTCGACAAACATTAGGCCTGACAGAGGGCTTTTCCTGCGCGTCATGAAGGAGCAGAGGGCCCCGTTAAAGATGGCCGACACCCTCTCCACGTCCACGTTACCCATGAACCTCAGCTGCAACGCCGAGATTTCAGCAGGTTGGTTTCATATAAAAGATGCACTAATAGTAAATACTTGGCGTACATTAAGGTTGAATGCTAAGGGTTGGTTAAGGAACAATTGTCACTGTAGTCAACTCTGAAAGGTAAAGAGGCTTACCTCAGTAGAAGGTGTTGTCTTGCCATCTGCTGAGGCCACGGGCGCCCCCCCTCTCAGCACCTTGACCAGGTACAGAGATGCACTGAAGAAGTAGAGTGACACTGAGGAGTCAGACAGCTTCTGGGTTTTGGTCATGAGTTTCTCCAGCAGGTCGTGGAGCTCCCCCTGTCTGTCGCCTACGGTCTTACAGTACTGCTTGGCCCGGCACAGCTGGTTCCTGGGAGTAGGAGAGGACGAGGGTGACGTTGACTGATCAGTGTGGCAGAACAATACTGGAAACTGTTGACATAACATGATAATCTGTCTCCCCAGAAAGAATGCACCTGCATATGACAAGTTGTTCTTTCGAGGTGCATAAAGAGAAGTAAAGCACAAATCCTGTCTCACATCTCTAATACATTGCGAGGTGTTTTCAGtattaaaggaaaactccaccccaAAATGttagcaatcaagttttcaagagtACATGTGTTCCTAAATTGAAAAATGTGGAACAAAACACATTTGGGAGCACAATGAAAGTATTTGAGGAAGGAGGTTGCCGTGGCAACAGCGGAGAGCTCCCCCAATGTTTTTGGCATGGAGAGATGATAGAGCCGTCATGACACATTGGGCTGGGCGATATCGTCTTTTAAGGTATTCCGTTATGGATTTTTACAATACCGTTGAGAAAAAGGTATTTtgatacagtactacataaataAAAAGTTTTACAAATTGCCCTACTTCACTGTCAGTTTTGTCCTAGTATGGTTGAATATAAATCaaatcagaatggagaaatacCACTTAGAATGTATTTGTTGCCATCCTAGGGTCATGGCCTACTCataaaacataccagtcaaaagtttggacacacctactcatttaagggtttttctttatttttactattttctacgttgtagaataatagtgaagacatcaaaactatgaaatcatgcagtaaccaaaaaaagtgttaaatcaaaatatatttacgattattcaaagtagccaccctttgccttgatagctTTGttgtttgtcactggcctacacacaatatcccataatgtcaaagtggaataattctgtttttcaaaatgtttacaaattaataaaaagctgaaatgtcttgagtaatcaacccctttgttatggcaagcctgaaGTTCAGGAGTGCAAACCACATGGACTTACTCTGTAtgcaataagtgtttaacatgattttttttaaattaaaaaactaCCTAATT
This window contains:
- the si:dkey-183i3.5 gene encoding thread biopolymer filament subunit alpha, with protein sequence MSETNLRISGGAVRFGATYGGNRLFSGGRSGGGGGGGAGMALSRSLGMGGGGRAGLGMRGGMGLGMGMGMGGGLGMGGGLGMGGGLGMGMGGGFGMGGGLGMGGGGGLGMGMGGRALALGAGGGGVSAAGFRAGVAPLRARLGGRVFKIGGYGFNPSFLSSTTAVGGDVGVSPVPSIDPSLPSLDTVQVTRLKEKEELQVLNDKFATFIDKARSLEQTNAVLRAKIAMFTNPDQSGPANTSILLTSAIGTYKIQIDGLSATKEAIVAEIEHYKSIIEDVQSRFEEETVQTKSLEMDWTTLKEEVDNLYMSIFELQTNIGGLEDQIGLSKQVYDAKVKEVRNIMTGSVRSAFSISVDNAAQAQDLTSALSDVKSHYEALAQRSKQDALVSVQDSLSMMSMTSQPSTQTLTQTKEELRMYKLQIDSVQREIDRLKTLNIQMESQVDEAESHSSSHTETYQEQVLTLKLQLDDIRKQITHYGQEYQELLASKMSLDVEITAYKKLLDSEESRLRSGGGVTVHMSKTAIGGGGGAGLALALGGGGGGMGLGGGGGGMGLGGGGGGGGGMGLGGGGGGGGGGMGLGGGYRMGGGLGGGFGGGLGSGFGGFGGGLGLGGGGGSFGGGGSYGGGGSFGGGSSYMSSSLSSSGLSSTVY